In Epinephelus moara isolate mb chromosome 20, YSFRI_EMoa_1.0, whole genome shotgun sequence, the genomic stretch TCTTTACATTTCACCCCAACATTCTCTCGTGGTTTCACTTTGTGCATctgtcaaaaacacaaaagaggaCAAGTATGAACGCTGAGCCTCGCCCAGTCCACTGTATTTGCATACATGCTCCCCTGCAGAGCTGTTTATAAAGTACGCAGTGGCTTTGCTCAATATGTGCTTCACCCAGACCTCTCAGCTCATCTGCTGCTGGACTTCATGCTGAGGGTCAGTTTGTGCTTATAGTCTTTATGCTCCTGGTTGCTGGAGAAGCTTACCTACGGACTCAAGATGACTCCcacttatttttaaaatctgcCTTGCGTAATGTGCATCTCAGCTATTAAATAGGCTTTGTGTGGCCTTTTTGTTATGGAGCAGTTGCGAGTGTGACTGTTTtattttagggctgcaactagtgattattttcattagcaATTGATTCACTGATTATTATTTTCCTTTCCTATTtcctataaaatgtcagagagTAGTGAAAAATGCCTGTTAAAATATCCCTGGCCCAGGGTGATGTATTTTGGTAGGTAGGTTCTTAAagtccaaaacacaaaaatactcAGATTACTGTCACACATGACAAAGAAAACCATCAAATCAAACATTAGAGACGCTGGAACCAGTGAATTTTCCCGTTTATGTTAAAGATAGTTGCCAATAACTTTTCTGTCGATTGACTAATTGATTTCAGGGTGGGTCCATCTGTGTTCTCTTCTGTGGTTTTCAAATGGAAACTCCCTTTAGCTGTTAACTAAAAGCAGGGATATAGATCACAGCACTGATGCCCTCCCCTCCCTCACCCCCTACAGACGCCATTTCCTAACAGTGTAAGCATGGAGAGTGAGGAAAGTGTTAGTTTGGAAGATCTGAACATGGAtgttactgttttattgttaattaagctttatttaaccaggcaaAGACATTTATAGATCAGCAGTCAATATATTACCTACAGTCAGATGGCGTGctctcagtttggagaagcagacaggagtacagGGGCACAGAAACTAAGTAAATGATAAATGGGCTGACTGTGCTTGTATAATGCTTtcctagtcttctgaccactcaaagtgcttttacaccacgtcacattcacccattcacacacattcatacattggtggccgaggctaccacacaaggtgccacctgctagttagtaaccattcacacacactcacacaccaatggaacagccattgggagcaatttgctGTTcaatatcttgcccaaggatacttcgacatgtggactggaggagccagggatcgaaccgctgatctttcttCTGAGCCACAGACGCCCCAGCTAAAGTAAAACCGCAATGCAGCCTAGAGCTATGGACGACCTGTCAAGTTTGgttccaaaaaacacacaataacacaaactattgTTCTGTGAGGTAAGGATTGTGTCAAAGGACATATATATACATCTAAATCACTGTAAGTGTACGCCATATTAAGATTatttcactgcttcaccttgctagcagacagccctttctgacaggaaactgaggGAGTTGTTTTGCCTTCTTCAAAGCCGCcagactccgctgacagaaacagtaattttacctcacagcacacaggagttgctggtctaccaccgTCCcaatcattttgtttgtttgtgtaattcAGAACCTAATTAATGGGGTATCCAAAGCCCTATGTAGGTTTATATGTAGCATTGACATTGTGCAGAGACCTACGTCAGGTCACATGGGAAAAAAGTTTTTAGAAGAGCatgggaaaatattttttttgacacTACAACGTTCATACTTTGACTcaacttttattattttggatGTGAATGCATAAAGAACACAACTGGAAAGCTACAGAATgattaaaaattttttttaaataaaagcagcCGCCTTTTAATTAACTAATTGTTGAAGCTCTAAAGCACATTAAAGTTTTCCATTGTGAATTAGGcatgctttataaataagacTTGCCTTTGCGTCCctataaacaaacacattgtaAAAGCCAAAAGCTAACGGTCCTTTGTCACAACAGATTAGCTATGATGGtggttgggtgtgtgtgtgacctcctTACATCCCCCCTCTGTTGCTGCAAGGCCGTCATAAGGATTTGCTGTAGTGTCTGTAAGCTTGTCAGTGCTAATAAAGACGCTGCCCTCATTAATGCTGTTtgtccttttctctcctccagTCAGAAATTGGCTTTGGGAAGCTGGAAACCTACATCAAACTGGACAAACTGGGGGAGGTACGTGAGAGTGTTTGTTCACTTCCTCACAGGTGCTATTGTTCTCACAGATATAACGTGTACAGACAAAGGTACAGCGTTTACTTTTAACCCCCTGACAGCCTGACTCACCTCTCCTTGTCTTCCTGTACTCTAGGGCACGTACGCTACAGTCTTCAAGGGGAGGAGTAAGCTGACAGACAACCTTGTGGCGCTGAAGGAGATCAGACTGGAGCACGAGGAGGGGGCGCCATGCACAGCTATCAGAGAAGGTATTGAAGGTGCACTGTTGCACCAAGACAGTCATATTTTACCAACAGCTGCCTCCAGTTTTAATAACTTAACAGGAATATATCACTCTTTTCCTGAGAATCCTGGGATGTCTCGCCAAAAACAGAAGTTTGACCTAAAAACTGAACTCTAGATAATTAATTTTTAAcctttattgtgatatttgttaTATTATGAGACAGTAAAACAGCATTTCCTTGAAAAAAGTATGCTGTCTTCAAGGTTTCAAAAAACATAACACCAACCATACAGAAACCAAATCATTTGGTCCACTGTTTTTTAGCATAGTCTCTGTTCGACCCTGTTAACAGTGCTGCAGTGGtcctttcctcttctttctACCCCCCTACTTCTGTTGCCCCTTGCTCAGACCACACCAGTCTTCGAAGTCAGCCTTTATcttgatctcaactacacacctgtaaagtttcgtGACTGTATCTTGCAGTTGCAACATTACCGCGTTGACAAAATCTGcccactgacagacaaacagagaagcACTTGACAAAATATTCAAAGCAGCTTCTGTAGTAGTTCCTTCTTCAATAGGTGTCACCAGGATCACATTTTAcaatgatgacacacacagactcagaaGGTGAAAACAATCTTGTCTGCTAGAAAATGTTTATACGGAAAGAACTTCACCGAAGTGCCTGACACTACAGGTTGCCAGGAGAAATGCATTGTGATTAGTTAAGTGAGAATTCAGACCACCAAcaggaaaagtgtttttatagTGATGTAACATCTGTGtccttgtgttttatttttcttagaatactgtattttatctttttgttttgtgactttattgattaattaaatCTGTGAGGCTTTCTCTTTAAGTCTGAAATTTGTGTGTGACAcaagtcttcttcttcttcacttgaCTGAGTCAGTGTAAACCCAGAGATATCAGAGTCAGatataaaacaaaggaaactTTATGGTTCAGATAAAAAAAGTGTAATCAAATCCTCACTGTTTGAGCaatctcctctttcttttcctgCAGTGTCGTTACTGAAGGACCTGAAACACGCCAACATTGTGACACTGCACGACATCATCCACACAGACAAGTCACTCACACTGGTCTTCGAGTACCTGGTGAGACCAGCAGAACTCGACCTTCACTTCCTGCATGACTCACGTGTTATTCTGTGAACGGATGctaaaatgaatacattttgctTCATTATTATTCATGACCCTCTGCAGAGTTGAGGATAATAATACAGGGGCACAACTGTTGCTGTGCCTGTAGCCGTTCTACTCTCCTAAcaccctcccttcctcccctctcttcctcttgtcTAGGACAAAGACCTCAAGCAGTACATGGACGACTGCGGGAACATCCTGAGCATGCAGAATGTCAAGGTGAGCCTCTGCAGGCGGCCCTGCTGGCCCGGCCAACTTCATCAACTGCCATGACTTTGTGGGTGCTAGTGTCAGTGCAAGAAACACTGTTAGTGTGCCCCCTGGTGGTGGAGAGTAGACAGTAAAGGGGAAAGTGAATTTTCTGTATCATAGTTTCCTCAAagatttattgtgtttgtgagcattttgtttaaatttggTTTAATGTTCCCTTTGAAAAGGACCAGAAATACTTAAACTGCATATTAAAACTCAAATTGGGCTGCTTGGAAGGAGCACGTAAATGCTATGTTTCTCCAAGCATCAGTCAGAATTAATTCTTTTTGTCTGTAAAATGCATGTAACGTAGCAACATACTTTATTCTGCACCACTATTTGAAACTGATTTAACCGATTTGATGATAGTTGCTGATCTAAATTACGTCTTTCTCCAGATCTTCCTGTTCCAAATCCTGCGAGGCTTGGCCTACTGTCACAGAAGGAAAGTTCTCCACAGAGACCTGAAGCCCCAGAATCTGCTCATCAACGACAGAGGAGAACTCAAACTGGCTGACTTTGGTAAAAAGAACTAAAAACAGCACTTACATCAGTTATTAATCTACGTAAGATTAAAGGCCCCATTTAAACGATCTGTGCTTAATGGTTCAAAGTGCATTCAGGGTATGTCCAACTCCACTTTACTGGTTAAGTTGTGCATAATTTGGATACACATTAAGTTGCAAGGGACAgaggggttgtatttagtccctcAACcacaggtgtgttttgggcgcaacatgaattcaaccaatTAGAGTGTCGtctcccattccctttaaaagccgGTTGCGCCTGCACCTGGCACACTTCTACTTACATGGCGGTTTTTAGCAAATTAGAGAAGCAAGCAGTTTAAGTAGTGCAGCAAGAGCcataatgtcactgcagcaaaaacTGTGAGACGTTTAGGCAGCAACAGTAAAAACTATAGTCACAACCGTGACAGAGGAAAGCTCTAGACTCGCTGTGGAAGCCCTGGACCTGGGTAACTCCATCAAAGCCTTCTCCAAGCGTTAGTTCATCAAACACACTGATGCGCAGGGCAGGGTCAACCCCAAAGCCGACAACTAAtttgcaaacacaaaaacaagaatGTCATTGTTATTAGCAGGCAAGGACACCTGtgatgctataaaaaaaaatccccagtgGTGTCAGGGGAAGAGATGGGAGGTTACTGTATTATTACTGATTATTTCTAAGAAGCCTAGGTGGCAAATTATCCAAAACAACACATCATGTAATTATCTCATCTTATCAGCTACATGTTGCAAGAGATGGTTAATCAGTGACAGCCCTGTGTCCTACCTGAGGAGGCGCAAAATATGCCGAGAACCAGAAATAGCTGTAATAATCCCATGGtgaatgtataaaaaaaaaattagtccATGTTTTGTCCACTTCCGAGAGACCGTATTGTTCAATCACACGCAAATGATGTATCACCCTCGCGCAGAAGGCTATTACCAATCCCAAATGCTGAGCAGAGGCATCATCACAACTTTAGATGCCCGATGATGCATGACGCAAATCCGGATAGAAGAAGAAAGGTGTAACAGTGTGCAAATTATTCCATGTAATGCAGGGTCTGCTCCATCAGCACCGTCCGCGGCACAGGTGGGTAACGGAGGATGCACAAAGCGATGTTACACTGCTCCTCGTGCGTAAATGCACACAGCGACTCTTTCACTATCTGAATAAGGtgccctttaaatagcaggaaaatacagtgacattctgactttagaccaggtttttgttgtcGCAgtcactttctgctgcctcaaaatagtaATGCTCCAATAAAGCGCCCCTGACCACACCTTATTTTAAGACAGATGGGTGTAAGTACACTCACACAATGTGGGCTCTGGCTGTGAAAATTATAACTTTGTCGGTCTAaaactagcaatgacagttgCGCTGTGCACCGCTTTGTGCCGAGTGTAAGATAGAGACCAAAGATTCTTTAATGTCATGAATTATCTGTCATTTAGATGAACTGTgtctcttgtttttacatttctgaagCTGCATTCATCTTTATCTTACAAATACTGTGTTGAGTCACATAAAAATTGGATGAATATTAAACATTTTGTAATTAAACCCTTCATATTTTCTACTAAATGTGCCCATTACATCTGTTTTAATTTCTCCTGTTTCTGCTCCACAGGCCTGGCGAGGGCGAAATCAGTGCCCACTAAAACATACTCTAACGAGGTGGTAACACTTTGGTATCGGCCTCCCGACGTGCTGCTGGGCTCCTCTGAGTACTCCACACAGATAGACATGTGGTGAGTGGGCCTCACTCAACAGGGGTGATTACAACTGTTAGAAAACACTTAATAGACTCCTGGCTCCGCTCTGTTTACGTCCATGTGACGGAGCACAGTGAAGGTGCGGAGGCAAACATAATCCTATAGCAGGAAGAATGTCTCATTCCTGTCTGTTTATTTGAAGTCTCTTGCCGCTTCAGTGATTTGAGGAATAAGCGCAGATGTTTGGAGCCTCTTTGATGCTTTAATGTTGAGCAACTTACGGAGCGCGGCAGCAGACAGGTGTCCTAAAGGGTGCAGCAGAGAGACTTTGATGTGGCACACGGCTGTTAATGAACAAGCTGTTATGGAATTTAAGTATGAATGGTTTCCCTTAAACTTCAAAGTGCCCTGCTGCTTTATTAAATGGATTCTTTGATTTTTCATTCATTGGACAGATTGGAACCAGACAGTTAAAGAGGAACTCAGgtatttttaacctggaccttattttcacatgtttttctgCTTAAGTGATTCGTGGTAACAGCCTATAATGTAACGACTCAGAGCAGGTGCACCCCGTCAATTTCCGTCCATTTTAAGTGCTTCTTTTTGCCACTTGCAGGCTCagtgtgtctgacaacattacggaAAGAACCCTACAGAGAAAAAATTTTCCGTTCCTTTCAATTGCCACGGCCTGTTTTGTCTTgttaaaggagaagtctcattctgaaatctTGTGAGAGGTGACACAgtaaacagtgaaaacatgagTGAGATTTGGAGGGAGAAGTTCCTGCAatagtttgttgtgtttgagtACAGAAAGTGTATCTTAATCttatctaaaagattttcaatgtcatggctgaatatttagccAGTCTGTGAAGTGTGTGAAAGTCTGTGAAAaagtctgcaagatttcattgaGCAAGACTTGGTCACAAAACAGACTGAAACAAGCGAATGGTATggaataacattttatttttcagtaggGTCCTTCCTGTAATGTTTTCAGACATCtctaatctgagcctgtcagtggctaAAACAGGCACTTTTAACAGACGTACATTGATGGGCACAcctgccccaagtggttacatcatggcttttgtcgctacagtgctctctctctcaatactggaccagtttcaaaaatcgTTGTTCCCAAGAGTCACTTAAGGAGCTTTTAAATCAGGGACCTGGGCCCAGATCTGAGTACACTTCACCCCAAAGTCTAGTTTGAACACTGTGTACAGTACCTGAGCATGGTATGCCGACCCCTGCTCAATTCCACTTGAAAAGGTGGTCTCGAGTATGGTTCATGTGCATTCCTGTTGGGACGCATCAGGTGTGAACACCAACTATAGTGGACTGATATTTAATGTGACTACTCGGAGTTTTTAACCAGTTATAAAAAAACAGTCTTAATGTAATACTGATGCTTCTATATCAGACAACAGTGCGGCCCACTGCGACTGAGTCAGTCACGGCTTTCACCTGCAGTTGGGGCTCTGGTGGGAGGTGTAGAGTTCCGTGCCCAAAAACAGCGGCTCCTCCTGTGGCCAGGGGCAGAGCTTTGCCTTGCTGTTCTGATGGTCCCCACTGGTGACGGTCCCTGGGGCAGCAATGTCCATCAGCGGCTGCATTCCACAATGTAGCACGACACCAGTGTCACGTAGATGATAAAACAAGTGTACCCAGGTagtgattacattgcagcctgtttcaccactGCCGGCTGCAGCATTCTCtcttaatactggaccagtttcagaaATTGTCGTCCCCAAGAGTCATTCGGTCACTTGGTTCgcttcaatcaaactcaagtttgtttgccccctaagtgtggcttgtttgggcaggtgtgaacacagcaatcacactcagatgcgcaccaaaacaaccagactaagaccttcttgaagaggtggtctctgtCCTGTTACAAACggactctggtgcggtttgtgatgagaacgtgttccgacctggatctgaaccaactgcagtcacatgacacattgtttgggttcaacatgagcatgttacagtcctggaggattattaatgtgcacctcctcctgtactgccttaatatgcacattcagcacatccaatgcatcaaaacattgttttctagttggagccgcgcctcgttttcaaactgtatggtttgactaaaatgaacaatgacagcaatatagtccacgatgagcagcgctaaaatcaNNNggagccgcgcctcgttttcaaactgtatggtttgactaagatgaacaatgacagcaatatagtccacgatgagcagcgctaaaatcaacctgcgtagttgtccctccattgtgacattagaaagtgtcacatttatcttacaagtgtactcttcttcaatattttgtttacttcctggattttactcgcatggaaattctgaccaatcaagagcaatcaactttgcaacaaaattagtccctgattcagaccaaagcaagacaactctaggtctgaaagcacccgtAGACACAAACAAATGGGAAAATACGGTCCAGAGCTCCCCTTTAATGAAAAAATGACTAAGTTTGTTCCACACAGTTAGTGGTATTACAAATATAGAAAACCTGTTGATATGAGTTGTTGTCCAACATCTCGTCATGACCTAATCCCTCCTGTCTGTGTCTTCCTGTCAGGGGTGTGGGCTGTATATTCTACGAGATGGCTGCCGGCAGGCCCCTGTTCCCAGGCTCCACAGTGGAGGACGAGCTGCACCTCATCTTCAGGCTGTTAGGTCAGTGCTGCCCCCTGCTGACAGGGGAGCACTCACACTTTTAATATGAGCCTTTAATCGCATTAACCCTGGCATGCAGCCCCTGTGGCAGCGTGAAAAGCCCCTCCAGCTGCCACGGTAGAGCCTGACTAACAGGGTCGATTGAATGTCCCTCCACAGGCACTCCCACAGAAGACAGCTGGCCTGGAATATCTTCCATCGACGAGTTCAAGTCCTACAAGTTCCCCAAGTACAAGGTCCAGCCTCTCATTAACCACGCACCCAGGTGAGACTAAAACTTATATCCTGACCAGCTTTTCTGTCACTGTCAGATTTAGCTTAGCAGACAACACATGAGGTTATTTCAGTTATTTCCATGGCAGTTACAGTTTCCTAACACTCCCTCATCACCTCTCTTGTTAGCTCTCTATTCATTGAGGATGGAAATGATGAAATGTTTCTAATCAGACCCAGGTATCAGAGAAGTTCCTGTACATAGAGGTTTTTAGATTTTAGAGAGGTAGACATTAGTGTTATTGGTTTGTTTAGTTAGGAGTGTGTGCTCTTTGTCACTTCCTGTAAGGAAATCCTGTGGAATAGTTGACTGTGTTTCCTTCCTTACACTCGCCAGCATCTGTGAGTCACCCCACCTCTACTGACCTCTCACTCtccgtctccctctctgtccccccCCGTCAGGTTGGACACTGATGGCATCGACCTGCTGATGTCATTCCTAAAAGTGAGTCTCATGATGTCTGCCAGGCATTACTGGGATGTTAAAAGCAGTGTGACACATTTAGCAGCTATGTTAGGACTGTATTTTTGGAGAGGAGTGCATCAAGGCGCAATCACACATTGCTGACCCCATTGTTTTTGTCGTTCTTTAATTATgactggttttttttttactgcccCAATTTTCAGTATGAGTCGAAAAAGAGGATCTCTGCTGATGAAGCAATGAGACAGCCATACTTCAGGAGCCTGGGGCCACGTGTGCACACACTGCCAGAGAGTGAGTAATGAAATGGCAACGCAGTAATACAGACTTGGCAGGCTCCCCTAGGTACAAGTTGAAGGATATTGCAGCGTACAGTGAGGATCAGTTACAGCCGCATAACAAAGACACTATTCTCCTGGCAAGATGTGATTTCTGTTGCACTGACTGACTCTGTATG encodes the following:
- the LOC126408584 gene encoding cyclin-dependent kinase 17-like isoform X1, translating into MEKMKRFKRRLSQTLRGSHTIDESLSELAEQMTIEENGLKDSEPIVRNGRPPSAHSVHSFLHQYTGSFKKPPLRRPQSVIGGGLGSLMVMPRNGSRLDIVHENLKMGSDGESDQASGTSSDEVQSPTGVCLRNRGNRRISAEDLNKRLSLPADIRIPDGYLEKLQLSSPPFDQPLSRRSRRASLSEIGFGKLETYIKLDKLGEGTYATVFKGRSKLTDNLVALKEIRLEHEEGAPCTAIREVSLLKDLKHANIVTLHDIIHTDKSLTLVFEYLDKDLKQYMDDCGNILSMQNVKIFLFQILRGLAYCHRRKVLHRDLKPQNLLINDRGELKLADFGLARAKSVPTKTYSNEVVTLWYRPPDVLLGSSEYSTQIDMWGVGCIFYEMAAGRPLFPGSTVEDELHLIFRLLGTPTEDSWPGISSIDEFKSYKFPKYKVQPLINHAPSSLFIEDGNDEMFLIRPRLDTDGIDLLMSFLKYESKKRISADEAMRQPYFRSLGPRVHTLPESISIFTLKEVQLQRDPGYRNSSYPESGNGKSRRQSMLF
- the LOC126408584 gene encoding cyclin-dependent kinase 17-like isoform X2, which codes for MEKMKRFKRRLSQTLRGSHTIDESLSELAEQMTIEENGLKDSEPIVRNGRPPSAHSVHSFLHQYTGSFKKPPLRRPQSVIGGGLGSLMVMPRNGSRLDIVHENLKMGSDGESDQASGTSSDEVQSPTGVCLRNRGNRRISAEDLNKRLSLPADIRIPDGYLEKLQLSSPPFDQPLSRRSRRASLSEIGFGKLETYIKLDKLGEGTYATVFKGRSKLTDNLVALKEIRLEHEEGAPCTAIREVSLLKDLKHANIVTLHDIIHTDKSLTLVFEYLDKDLKQYMDDCGNILSMQNVKIFLFQILRGLAYCHRRKVLHRDLKPQNLLINDRGELKLADFGLARAKSVPTKTYSNEVVTLWYRPPDVLLGSSEYSTQIDMWGVGCIFYEMAAGRPLFPGSTVEDELHLIFRLLGTPTEDSWPGISSIDEFKSYKFPKYKVQPLINHAPRLDTDGIDLLMSFLKYESKKRISADEAMRQPYFRSLGPRVHTLPESISIFTLKEVQLQRDPGYRNSSYPESGNGKSRRQSMLF